From the genome of Pelosinus fermentans DSM 17108:
AAGGCATTCCCGATGGTCGATGGGATGGCAGGAGCTTCAGCAACCTTAAAAGGAGCATTGCCGGCTTGCCGAATTGTCATTAATTTGCCTAGTCGCACTCTTGATTTTTATAATGAAAATCAGTTGGTGAAAACCTATCCTGTAGCGATTGGCAAACCTGCTACACCGACACCTATTGGCAGTTTTACTATTCAATATAAAGAGATTAACCCTTGGTGGTATCCTCCTAAAGGCAAGAAGATTGTACCTTCTGGTCCTGATAATCCTTTGGGATACCGCTGGATGGAGTTTGCTCCTTTATATGGTATTCATGGCACGAATGAACCGTGGGCAATTGGAGGCTGGGTTTCAAACGGCTGTGTCCGCATGAATGAATTTGATGTGGAAGAATTATTTGAAGCTGTTCCTTATGGAACTGGCGTATACATACAGTATGATCTGGTGAGAATAGAAAAAAATACCACGGGCCAAGTTTCTATAGGAGTCTATCCGGATTTATACGGTTTAAAAAGACAGCCCGTCACAGTTCTTGAGATCGAACATAAGCTGCTTGAAGCGGGTATACCTAACTTCGCCGACTCCAGTACCCTGCAAAGTATAATTGCGCAGCGTCA
Proteins encoded in this window:
- a CDS encoding L,D-transpeptidase; amino-acid sequence: MDDMEQGYSRLLKKKQKKAIHLSKQIAFVQYTLAIVISFSILLSLVWLGWQYGGTSVTVASSSGHQVITSQQPVAGPSYLKAFPMVDGMAGASATLKGALPACRIVINLPSRTLDFYNENQLVKTYPVAIGKPATPTPIGSFTIQYKEINPWWYPPKGKKIVPSGPDNPLGYRWMEFAPLYGIHGTNEPWAIGGWVSNGCVRMNEFDVEELFEAVPYGTGVYIQYDLVRIEKNTTGQVSIGVYPDLYGLKRQPVTVLEIEHKLLEAGIPNFADSSTLQSIIAQRQGHQNPLFQVHNFKVNGILLPDSIIASQGQNFVPIWAVANFFHTDVVWDEQQQLVYSHQQAVPGFVKGKILYVTQHDVQSLFGGMWLWKETDNCWELSAFAIGKSGSAGQQK